A single genomic interval of Caballeronia sp. NK8 harbors:
- a CDS encoding MarR family winged helix-turn-helix transcriptional regulator, whose amino-acid sequence MNKNEQKIPRDPQPGTLKHWREALPEERMAHLVKDAARGFSRSLQARLKEHSVLYGHWTFLRILWQTDGLTQRQLSEQAGVAEPTTFSALKTMETLGYLTRQKLPDNRKQVRVFLTPKGVALRSVLVPYAIDVNRIALAGIAPEDIAATRRTLLAMIENLAADEVAAPKNGRDPANGDSSEDSL is encoded by the coding sequence ATGAACAAGAACGAGCAGAAGATTCCCCGCGACCCGCAGCCGGGCACGCTCAAGCATTGGCGCGAGGCGTTGCCGGAAGAGCGCATGGCGCATCTCGTGAAGGACGCGGCGCGTGGCTTTTCACGTTCCTTACAGGCTCGTCTCAAAGAGCATTCGGTGCTCTATGGTCACTGGACATTCCTGCGCATCCTCTGGCAAACGGACGGTCTCACGCAACGGCAGTTGAGCGAGCAGGCGGGCGTCGCGGAGCCGACCACGTTTTCCGCACTGAAGACGATGGAAACCCTCGGCTATCTCACGCGCCAGAAGCTGCCCGACAACCGCAAGCAGGTTCGTGTCTTTCTCACACCGAAGGGCGTCGCGCTGCGCAGCGTGCTCGTGCCCTACGCGATCGATGTGAACCGCATCGCACTCGCGGGCATCGCGCCGGAAGACATCGCTGCGACGCGGCGAACCCTGCTCGCGATGATCGAGAATCTGGCCGCCGACGAAGTCGCGGCTCCGAAGAACGGCCGCGATCCGGCCAACGGCGATTCGAGCGAGGACTCACTGTGA
- a CDS encoding Gfo/Idh/MocA family protein codes for MTNTSDAAKRVRIGIVGFGTAGRAFVPAIVKHAGFVFAGFADPSEAVRERGAQEFGVAAYESIDALIEHGALDAVYVASPTTLHRAHVERAARAGKHVLVEKPMAANLDDARAMVAAADTAGIVLLAGHSHSYDQPIHAMRELIASGELGRVCMVHTWCFTDWIYRPRRPDELDVSQGGGVTLRQGSHQFDIIRLLAGGAARSVRAKTFDWDPERRATGAHTVFIEFADGAAATAVYNGYGRFASAELCFDIGEWGFPAQSRAIARPANIEDELRAKAERARNAIPASAPNQPFFGLTLVSCERGEMRQSAKGLFVYTSDGKREIDLPTDVSPRELVMREFHDAISGRKRAIHDGRWGLANLEVCAAAIASSERGEEVFLEHQVALA; via the coding sequence GTGACGAACACGAGCGACGCGGCGAAGCGGGTACGCATTGGCATCGTCGGCTTCGGCACGGCGGGACGCGCGTTCGTGCCCGCCATCGTCAAGCATGCGGGCTTCGTGTTCGCAGGCTTCGCCGATCCGTCGGAAGCGGTGCGCGAACGCGGCGCGCAGGAATTCGGCGTCGCCGCTTACGAAAGCATCGACGCGCTCATCGAACACGGCGCGCTCGATGCGGTTTATGTCGCATCGCCCACGACGCTGCATCGCGCGCATGTCGAGCGTGCGGCGCGCGCGGGCAAGCATGTGCTCGTCGAAAAGCCGATGGCCGCGAATCTCGACGACGCACGCGCAATGGTCGCCGCCGCCGATACGGCCGGCATCGTGCTGCTCGCCGGGCACTCGCACAGCTACGATCAGCCGATTCACGCGATGCGCGAGCTCATCGCGTCGGGCGAGCTTGGCCGCGTGTGCATGGTGCATACGTGGTGCTTCACGGACTGGATCTATCGTCCGCGCCGCCCCGATGAGCTCGATGTGTCGCAAGGTGGCGGCGTGACCTTGCGCCAGGGCTCGCATCAGTTCGACATCATCCGTCTGCTCGCCGGCGGCGCCGCGCGCAGCGTGCGTGCGAAGACTTTCGACTGGGACCCGGAGCGTCGCGCGACCGGCGCGCACACGGTGTTCATCGAATTCGCCGACGGCGCCGCCGCCACCGCGGTCTACAACGGCTATGGACGTTTCGCGAGCGCGGAGTTGTGCTTCGACATCGGCGAATGGGGTTTTCCGGCGCAATCGCGCGCGATCGCCAGACCCGCGAATATCGAAGACGAATTGCGCGCCAAGGCCGAACGCGCACGCAACGCGATTCCCGCGAGTGCGCCGAATCAACCGTTCTTCGGACTCACGCTTGTCAGTTGTGAACGCGGCGAGATGCGCCAGTCGGCCAAGGGCTTGTTCGTTTATACGAGCGACGGAAAACGCGAAATCGATTTGCCCACCGATGTCTCACCGCGCGAACTCGTCATGCGCGAGTTCCACGATGCGATCAGCGGACGCAAGCGCGCCATCCACGATGGTCGCTGGGGGCTCGCGAATCTCGAAGTCTGCGCGGCGGCGATTGCATCGTCGGAGCGTGGCGAGGAAGTATTTCTGGAGCATCAGGTCGCGCTCGCCTGA
- a CDS encoding PDR/VanB family oxidoreductase: MPDRIESIDGTLSLTVTCKREIAEDIFLFELRPEDGGTLPPFTAGAHLLVQTPAGIARRYSLCNDPAERDRYVIAVKRDAAGGGGSLSMARDVHAGAVLDVASPFNYFPLSRDASRYLLIAGGIGITPMRAMMAELSARGAHFDVIYCTRSPESTAFLDELLAGEFAARVRVHHDFGDRAQSLAIAPLVAERHGDTQIYCCGPRPLMQAVRDAASHWPSSAVHFEDFGTSAHDNAAGEKAFTVRLARSGGCVNVAPGETILDALRANGIDTPSSCEAGTCGSCRTRLLSGEADHRDFVLDDDEQASDIMICVSRACSDELVLDL, from the coding sequence ATGCCTGACCGAATCGAATCTATCGACGGAACGCTGTCGCTCACCGTCACGTGCAAGCGCGAAATCGCGGAGGATATATTTCTGTTCGAGTTGCGGCCCGAAGACGGCGGCACGCTGCCGCCCTTCACCGCTGGCGCGCACTTGCTGGTGCAGACCCCCGCAGGCATTGCGCGACGCTATTCGCTTTGCAACGATCCCGCCGAGCGCGATCGTTACGTGATCGCGGTGAAGCGCGATGCGGCGGGCGGCGGCGGCTCGCTGAGCATGGCGCGGGACGTGCACGCCGGCGCCGTGCTCGATGTGGCGTCGCCATTCAACTACTTTCCGCTATCGCGCGATGCGTCGCGCTATCTGCTGATCGCAGGCGGCATCGGCATCACGCCGATGCGCGCGATGATGGCCGAGCTATCGGCGCGCGGCGCGCATTTCGATGTGATCTATTGCACGCGCTCACCCGAATCGACCGCATTCCTCGACGAACTGCTGGCCGGAGAATTTGCTGCGCGTGTGCGCGTGCATCACGACTTCGGCGACCGCGCGCAGTCGCTGGCGATCGCGCCGCTCGTCGCCGAACGTCATGGCGACACGCAGATCTATTGCTGCGGCCCGCGTCCGCTCATGCAGGCGGTGCGCGACGCCGCTTCGCACTGGCCCTCTTCCGCCGTGCATTTCGAGGACTTCGGCACGAGCGCGCATGACAACGCCGCGGGAGAAAAGGCATTCACCGTGCGGCTCGCGCGCAGCGGCGGCTGCGTGAACGTCGCGCCGGGCGAAACGATCCTCGACGCGCTGCGCGCGAATGGCATCGATACACCGAGCTCATGCGAAGCTGGCACATGCGGCTCGTGCAGAACCCGTCTGTTGTCAGGCGAGGCCGATCATCGCGACTTCGTCCTCGATGATGACGAGCAGGCGTCGGATATCATGATCTGTGTTTCGCGTGCGTGTTCGGATGAACTGGTGCTCGACCTCTGA
- a CDS encoding VIT1/CCC1 transporter family protein has product MASQTELKRFTSNLADELDSAALYDTLAHAEKQDDKRRVYAELAAAERRHADIWAAKLRANGVAVRTHRVGAKTRIMRVLARAFGRDFVLRSVAASEMADRDKYAEQPDAAQMSAEERHHADIVQDVVNRNKGLSKGGAIAAAESWHRGVASGNDLRAAVLGANDGLVSNFCLIMGVAGAGSESGTILLTGFAGLIAGAASMALGEWLSVTNARELARAQIARERDELEHMPDAERHELALIYQAKGMDAEQARSVAAEIMRDKDKALDTLTREELGLDPRELGGNPWTAALASFITFAIGAFIPAVAFLWASGTQGIVQCVVLSGLGLAGIGMFTSLFNGRGALFSSVRQVLIGMVAAGCTYGIGSLLGVSLS; this is encoded by the coding sequence ATGGCGTCCCAGACCGAACTCAAGCGCTTCACATCCAATCTCGCCGACGAACTCGACAGCGCAGCCCTCTACGACACCCTTGCGCACGCCGAAAAGCAGGACGACAAGCGGCGCGTCTATGCGGAACTGGCCGCGGCGGAACGCCGCCACGCCGATATCTGGGCCGCGAAACTAAGAGCGAACGGCGTAGCGGTGCGAACACATCGCGTCGGTGCGAAGACGCGGATCATGCGGGTGCTCGCGCGAGCGTTCGGCCGGGATTTCGTGCTGCGTTCCGTAGCCGCCAGCGAAATGGCCGATCGCGACAAATACGCGGAACAACCCGATGCGGCGCAAATGTCGGCCGAAGAGCGTCATCACGCGGACATCGTGCAGGATGTGGTGAATCGCAACAAAGGCCTGAGCAAAGGCGGTGCGATCGCGGCGGCCGAATCGTGGCATCGCGGCGTAGCGTCGGGCAACGATTTGCGCGCCGCCGTGCTCGGCGCGAACGATGGTCTCGTCTCCAACTTCTGTCTGATCATGGGTGTTGCGGGCGCGGGCAGTGAAAGCGGCACGATCCTTCTGACGGGGTTCGCCGGCCTGATAGCGGGCGCTGCGTCAATGGCGCTCGGCGAGTGGCTCTCCGTCACCAATGCGCGTGAGCTTGCACGCGCGCAGATCGCAAGGGAACGCGACGAGCTGGAGCACATGCCCGATGCCGAGCGTCACGAACTCGCGCTCATATATCAGGCGAAGGGCATGGACGCGGAACAGGCGCGCAGCGTCGCCGCCGAGATCATGCGTGACAAGGACAAGGCGCTCGATACCCTTACGCGCGAAGAGCTCGGTCTCGATCCTCGCGAACTGGGCGGCAATCCGTGGACGGCCGCGCTCGCGTCATTCATCACGTTCGCCATCGGCGCGTTCATTCCGGCTGTGGCGTTTCTATGGGCGAGCGGTACGCAAGGCATCGTGCAGTGCGTCGTGTTGAGCGGCCTCGGGCTTGCGGGCATCGGCATGTTCACGTCGCTCTTCAATGGCCGTGGCGCGCTGTTTTCTTCCGTGCGGCAAGTGCTGATCGGGATGGTCGCGGCGGGCTGCACATACGGCATCGGCAGTCTGCTGGGCGTATCGCTTTCCTGA
- a CDS encoding ABC transporter substrate-binding protein, translated as MSKLRLTFGCWNYDRTRALMDGSVQPDGIDLNYLNMPVEETFFRMLRHHEFDASEMSLSSYTMSCFREPRPFIAIPVFPSRFFRHSCIYVNADSGIEKPQDLIGKRIGNPEYQMTAPVWIRGILSDHYGVPVDSVTYYTGGEEEPNRPEKLKLDLPSNIRVEQIGADKTLSQMLLDGEIDALYTARMPSSYVSGKGRVKRLFENYIDVERQYFRDTKMFPIMHTVVLRREVYEANRWAAQSLYKALIESQRRTYADLNETAALKSMLPWLNAHVEATRKEMGDDFWPYGLDRNRENLRTFLRYSYEQGLSKRLLEPEEIFAPETFESFKI; from the coding sequence TTGTCCAAGCTGAGACTCACTTTCGGATGCTGGAATTACGACCGCACGCGCGCATTGATGGACGGCAGCGTGCAGCCCGACGGCATCGATCTCAACTATCTGAACATGCCGGTGGAAGAAACGTTCTTCCGCATGCTGCGTCATCACGAATTCGATGCGTCGGAGATGTCGCTGTCGTCGTACACGATGTCGTGCTTTCGCGAGCCGCGTCCATTCATCGCGATTCCGGTGTTTCCGTCGCGCTTCTTCCGTCATTCGTGCATCTACGTCAATGCCGATTCGGGCATCGAGAAGCCGCAGGATCTGATCGGCAAGCGCATCGGCAATCCGGAGTATCAGATGACCGCACCCGTGTGGATTCGCGGCATTCTGTCGGACCATTACGGCGTGCCCGTGGATAGCGTCACGTATTACACCGGCGGCGAAGAAGAGCCGAATCGTCCGGAGAAGCTCAAGCTCGATCTGCCTTCGAACATTCGCGTCGAGCAGATCGGTGCGGACAAGACCTTGTCGCAGATGCTGCTCGATGGCGAAATCGATGCGCTCTATACCGCGCGCATGCCGTCGTCGTATGTGAGCGGCAAGGGGCGCGTGAAGCGTCTCTTCGAAAACTATATCGATGTGGAACGTCAGTACTTCCGCGACACGAAGATGTTCCCGATCATGCACACGGTCGTGCTGAGGCGCGAGGTTTACGAAGCGAATCGCTGGGCCGCGCAATCGCTCTATAAGGCACTGATCGAATCGCAACGTCGCACGTATGCGGACCTCAACGAGACCGCCGCGCTGAAGTCGATGTTGCCGTGGCTGAACGCGCATGTCGAAGCGACGCGCAAGGAAATGGGCGACGATTTCTGGCCTTATGGGCTCGACAGAAATCGCGAGAACCTGCGCACGTTCCTGCGTTATTCATACGAGCAGGGCTTGTCGAAGCGCTTGCTCGAACCTGAGGAAATCTTCGCGCCGGAGACCTTCGAGTCGTTCAAGATCTGA
- a CDS encoding 2Fe-2S iron-sulfur cluster-binding protein — translation MHSDGHAHRITLAATDQSFECEAGDVMLRSALRAGIAFPYECNVGACGNCKFELIEGEVDVVWPDAPGWTAKDRERRRYLGCQSAPRGDCTIKMRPSAHYAPKHVPRSVSGTLTERRAITHDIEEFRFTLSGDMPFEPGQYALLTLPGVTGQRAYSMSNIADGIAEPRELHFQVRRVPNGQGTSVLFDALDIGTRVDIDGPYGMAYLRRDVKRDILCIAGGSGLAPMISIARGVAADPALDDIKLHFLYGGRTPRDVCGRDMLEALPGWAERLHFQAAVSDVAPDSETVWDGHVGFVHTVAETLFGENLRDMEIYFAGPPAMGAAIQRALVALKMPFEQVHFDQFY, via the coding sequence ATGCATTCGGACGGCCACGCACATCGCATCACGCTCGCAGCAACCGATCAATCCTTCGAATGCGAGGCCGGCGATGTGATGCTGCGCTCGGCCCTGCGTGCGGGCATCGCGTTTCCATACGAATGCAATGTCGGCGCATGCGGCAACTGCAAGTTCGAACTGATCGAAGGGGAAGTGGATGTCGTGTGGCCCGACGCGCCGGGCTGGACCGCGAAGGATCGCGAGCGCAGGCGTTATCTCGGCTGCCAGAGCGCGCCGCGCGGCGATTGCACCATCAAGATGCGTCCTTCCGCGCACTACGCGCCGAAACATGTGCCGCGCTCCGTGAGCGGCACGCTCACGGAGCGCCGCGCGATCACGCATGACATCGAGGAATTCCGCTTCACGTTGTCCGGCGACATGCCGTTCGAGCCGGGCCAGTATGCGTTGCTGACGCTGCCCGGCGTCACCGGCCAGCGGGCGTATTCGATGAGCAATATCGCCGATGGCATCGCTGAGCCGCGCGAACTGCATTTCCAGGTTCGCCGCGTGCCGAACGGACAGGGCACAAGCGTGCTGTTCGATGCGCTCGATATCGGCACGCGCGTCGATATCGACGGGCCTTATGGCATGGCTTATCTGCGTCGCGACGTGAAGCGCGACATTCTCTGCATCGCGGGCGGATCGGGTCTCGCGCCGATGATCTCGATCGCGCGCGGCGTCGCGGCCGATCCCGCGCTCGACGATATCAAGCTGCATTTCCTCTACGGCGGGCGCACGCCGCGCGACGTGTGCGGCCGCGACATGCTCGAAGCGTTGCCGGGATGGGCCGAGCGCCTGCATTTCCAGGCCGCCGTGTCCGATGTCGCGCCCGATAGCGAAACCGTGTGGGATGGCCACGTCGGCTTCGTGCACACGGTGGCGGAAACGCTCTTCGGCGAGAACCTGCGCGACATGGAGATCTACTTCGCCGGACCGCCCGCGATGGGTGCGGCGATCCAGCGCGCGCTCGTTGCATTGAAAATGCCATTCGAGCAGGTGCACTTCGATCAGTTCTATTGA